The DNA sequence GTATTGTCCGTGATGGTGATGCCGTGGTGTTCGTTGGTGACAGTCAACGGACAGCCGGGTGATGATGGACTCACACGATTCTATCATCCCAATGGCACAGTGAGCAGTGAAGGGCGAATGGTGGACGGCAAGCCGGATGGTTGGTGGCGCAACTACCATGAAAATGGCCTGCTTCGTTCCCAAGGCAACCGCCGGGAGGGTCTGCTGGACAGTGTGTGGACCTTCTTCAACCCGGAGGGTGTATTGGAAAGTGAGATCAGCTATGCGGCGGGCAAACGTGAAGGGGACACCAGGCGTTATGATGCGGAAGGGGTTCTGCTGAGCAGGGAGACCTATGTGGCCGACCAACGGGATGGCATGGCCTATTACTACCACGCCAATGCGCAGGTGCACAAGGAGATACCTTTTGTGGCGGGGCGTGAAGAGGGGAGGGGCCAGGAGTACGACCAGGATGGGCGCCTCATCGCCTTGTTGTACTACGGCGCGGGCATGCTACGTCGCCGGGAGGACATCAACAGGACCGATCGCATGGGCATGCGCCAGGGACCTTGGAAGGAACTGCACCCCAATGGCAAGGTGAAGTGGGAAGTGAGTTACGTGGACGACAAGCGCCAGGGGGTCTACAAGGAGTTCGACGCGCAAGGCAACCTGAAGGAGATGCTCAAGTTCGATCAAGGACAGCTGGACACGGCGGGCCAGGAGCAACTCACGGTGGAGATCAAGCGCACCTTCCATGCGGGCGGCAAGGTGGCCAGCATCGGCAGCTACTCACGCAGTGGAAAGCGGGAAGGATTGTTCAAGGAGTTCGCCCCTGATGGAGCCCTGGTCGGGGCCAAGATCTACGCGGGGGACCAACTCGTGAGCCAGGGCATGGTGAATGATCTGGGAGCCATGGAAGGGCCATGGGTGGAGTATTTCCCCACAGGGGAGAAGCGTGCGGAAGGCAGCTATACGGCCGGCAGGCGCGAGGGCGACTGGACCTTCTACCACCGCAGCGGCAAAGTGGAGCAGAAGGGCAAGTACGTGAACAGCCTGCCCCATGGTCTTTGGCAGTGGTACTATGAGAACGGCCGTATGCACCGCGAGGAGACCTACCGCCGCGGCAAGGAGGATGGCGCATCCGTAGAGTACGATGAGCAGGGTGCGGTGATCACCAAGGGGGAATACATCGATGGGCGACGCGAAGGCGTATGGACCTATGAACTGGGCGACCACCGCGAGGAAGGGGCCTTCAAGGATGGGCTCCGCGATGGTGTGTGGAACTACACCTACCCCGATGGCAAGCGCAATTTCACGGGAACTTTTGTCAACGGCGAGCGCCATGGCAAGCACCGCTGGTGGTGGCCCGACGGACAGATCAAGCAGGAGGGACGATATGTGATGGGGGTGGAACAAGGGGACCACATCCACTACAACGAATTGGGCCAGCCGTTCCTCACCATCCGCTACCGGGACGGTGTGGCCACCAGGCTGGATGGCGAGCGCGTGCCACCACAGGTGCGCGGATCATCCGATGACAGTCCCTGAGCGGGGCTTTACAGACGTGCTGGATATGACGACCCAGGGCAGCGGAACGGTGGTGGTGGACATGGGCGGGCAGGAGCTCGCCGAGGCCTATCTGCGATTGAAGCACCAGTACGAGGAACTGGTGCTGCGCAGTGTGGCGGGCATCTACCGCAGCACCCTGGATGGCCGGATCCTGGAATGCAATGACGCCATTGCGCGCATGCTGGGCTACAGCGATCGCGACGAGTTCATGCGGCAGCCGGCCGACGCCTTCTACACCGACCCGGCCGACCGCGAAGCACTCATCAACGCATTGCGTGAACATGGCCGCCTGGTGAATCATCCCTTGCGCCTGAAGGACCGCAATGGCAGGCAGGTGGAGGCGCTGCTCAACGTGTATCTGGTGGAATGGAAGGACCGGCCGGCCACCATGCAGGGCACACTCATCGATGTGACCGCCTGGCGGCAAAGCGAGATGGAACAGCGCATGCTGCTGGCCAGTTACCGCGGCCTGGTGGAACACGTCCGCGATGGGCTGCTGGTGATCGCTGGTGGGCGGATCGTCTATGCGAACCCGGCCGCCGAAGCACTCGTCGGCCGACCGCTGACAGGCGAGGCGGTGATGGATGTTTTCCACATGGACGCTCGGAACCAGTTGGAACACCTGATGCATGATGCCACACAGGCAGGACCCATCACCACGCGCCTTGCCAGTGGAAGGGAAGTGGTACTCTTCGCCTCCGCCGTGCAGGATGAGGGTGGGTCCGCCATCCGCGTCACCCTGCAGGACCACAGCGAGCAACAGGTGTTGATGAAGGAACGCATGCGGGTGCAGCTCGCCGAGGAGGTGAACCAGGTCCTTCGGCAGGAGATCTCCGAACACCGCCGCACACAGGAAGCGCTGCGCCGATCTCGCCGGTTCGCGCGCAACCTGATCGACAGCTCGCTGGACATGATCATGGCCGCCGACCCCGAAGGCCGCATCACCGAATACAACCCGGCCGCCAGTCTGCGTTTCGGCTACGAGGCCGAGGAGGTCATGGGCCGCGATACCCGCATGCTCTACGCCGACCTTCAAGAGTATGAGGCCGTGCAACGCGAATTGGATGAGCATGGCGCCTTCACCGGCGAGATCCGCAACCTCTCCAAGGATGGCCAGGTCTTCACCACATTCCTGGCCTCTTCCAGACTGCATGATGAGGATGGACGCATCATCGGCGTCATGGGCGTGTCGCGTGACATCACGCGGCAGAAACAAGACCAGGAAGCCCTGCGCGCCAGTGAAGAGCGATACCGCGACCTGTTCGAGAACGCCACAGACCTCATCCTGAGCGTGGACGCCGATGGCCGGCTGCTTTACGTGAACCAGGCCTGGCACAAGGCCATGGGATGCGCAGGCGGAGACCCCCGAGGCAGGCACATCAGCGAAATGCTCCACCCGGACCATGCCGCGGACCATGCTCCGCTCTTCACCGGCGAGGGTATCACAGGTGGTGATGCCCAGGTGAGCGCGGTTTTCAAGGGTGCCGAAGGCAGGAAGGTGATCGCCGAGGGGTCGATCACCGTACGCCGGGAGAATGGCCGGGTGGTGGCCACGCGTGCCATTCTGCGCGACATCACCCACGTGCTCGCCGCCAAAGAGGAATTGCAACGCAACGAAGCGAAACTCCGCGCCCTGTTCGAGAGCAGTGAGCACATGTTCTGGACCGTGGACCCCGGGATCCGCATCACCAGCTACAACCACGGCTACGCGGGCATGATAGAACGGCTTCACGGGGTGCGGCCGCAGGCGAACGCAGGACCGGTCCAACCGCGCGAGGGTTTCTCCAAGCCGAACTACCGGGCCTTCTGGGACGCCAAGTACGCCAAGGCCTTCAGCGGCCAGCCCGTGCGCTTCGAGACCGATGTGGTGGACATGGCAGGCCAACGTGTCTGCAACGAGATCTTCCTCAGCCCGGTCTTTGGCACTGACGGCCGCGTGAAGGAGGTCTTTGGCATTGGACACGAGATCACCGAACAAAAGGAGGCCGAGGAACTCATCCGCGAACAAGCCGCCCGCCTGCGTGCCATTTTCGAGAGCTCGGCCAACATGATGATCTGGACCCTCGACGAGGGTATGCGCATCACCTCCTGCAACCGTTGGTTCCTGGGTTCGGCCAAAGAGGCCTACGACATCGATTTCTCCATCGGCGACCATTTCGTGGAGCGCCTCGCCCCGCGGGCATCCGGCGATCCGGGGCCTTTCATGCAACGCTTCAAAGCGGCGCTCAAGGGCAAGCCCCAGCAGTTCGAGGTGGAGTTGCTGGATACCAAAGGGGAGCCGCGCTGGGTGGAATGCTTCATCAGCCCCATCGTGGTGGATGGACATGTGCGTGAACTCTCCTGCCTGGCCTATGGGATCACCGACCGTAAGCGCGAACAAATGGAACTGGAGCGCAGCCTGCATGAGAAGGAGGTGCTGCTGAAGGAGGTCCACCACCGGGTGAAGAACAACCTGCAGATCGTCAGCAGCATCTTCAACCTGCAGACCGGCCACGTGGGCGACGACCCCCGCATCCGCGACCTGCTGCGCGAGAGCCGCGACCGCATCCGCAGCATGGCCTTCATCCACGAGAGTCTTTACCAGAACAAGGATTTCAGCTCCATCGACCTGGCGGGCTACATCGAAGGCCTGAGCCGGAACCTGATGCACAGCTATAGCCTGGATGGCCGTGTGGCCCTGGAGACCGCCCTGCGGCCCGTGGAACTGGTGCTGGACCAGGCCATTCCCTGCGGATTGATCCTCAACGAGATCATCAGCAATGCGCTGAAACACGCCTTTCCCGGTGGTCGTGCCGGCAAGGTCCGCATCGAACTCGACCGGGAGGGTGAGTTGGTGATGGTGCGCATCGCCGATGATGGACAGGGCCTGCCCCAGGGCTTCGACCCCAGGCGAGATGGCAACCTCGGCCTGGAGTTGGTCCATACCCTGGTGGAACAGCTGGAGGGCGACATCCGTATGAGCGGCGGCCCGGGGGTGGCCTATTTGCTTACTTTTGAACGTATCAAGCACTGACATGGCAGCGACCAACGTGCTCGTGGTGGAAGACGAGAGCATCGTCAGCAAGGACATCCAGCACAGCCTCAAGAAGCTCGGTTACAACGTGGTGGGCGCGGCGAGCACTGGCGAACAGGCCGTGGGTCTCGCCTTGGAGCACCGGCCCGACATCATCCTCATGGACATCATGCTCAAGGGGGAGATGAACGGCATTGAAGCGGCCGACACCATCCGCAAGGAGACCAACATCCCGGTGATCTTCCTCACGGCCTACGCCGATGAGAGCACCCTGTCAAAAGCCAAGGTCACCCAGCCCTACGGCTACATCATCAAGCCCTTCAAGGAGATCGACATCCACACGTCGATCGAGATGGCCCTTTACAAGCACAAGAAGGAGACCGAGGTGCTGAAGGAACGCGACCTGCTCTATTCCCTGGTGGAGAACAAGGACAGCGGGCGCGACATCATGTTCGTGAAGAGCAACAGCCGTTTGGTGAAGCTCAAGACGAGCGACATCTACTTCATCGAGGCGCTGAAGGACTACGTAGTGATCAATACGCTGAACACGCGCTACACCATCCACAGCACCATGAAGGACATCGAGGCAAAGCTGCCCGAGAACGACTTCATCCGCGTGCACCGCAGCTACATCGTGCGGCTGGACAAGATCACCGCCATCGAGCAGGCCAACCTGATCCTGGAGAACGACAAGAAGGTGATCCCGGTGGGTGGCAGCTACAAGGATGAACTGGCCCGCCGGCTGAACCTGGTGTGACCACTACGGCCTGCCCGATCAGCGCCTTCCCCCCTTCCTGTTGGCAGCCTTCTTCTGTTGCCTGAAGCCCTTTTTCGCAGGCGCCGACCGCGCGCCTTGGGGTGAACGGCGCTCGAATTTTCCGCTGGTGGTGCGCATCGTTTCCCCGGCCAATCCGAAGGCCACGGTGCGGCGGTCCATGTCCACGGCCTTCACCACCACACGCAAATCATCGCCGAGCCGGAATTTGCGCCCCGTGCGGTGGCCCGC is a window from the Flavobacteriales bacterium genome containing:
- a CDS encoding PAS domain S-box protein, which encodes MTVPERGFTDVLDMTTQGSGTVVVDMGGQELAEAYLRLKHQYEELVLRSVAGIYRSTLDGRILECNDAIARMLGYSDRDEFMRQPADAFYTDPADREALINALREHGRLVNHPLRLKDRNGRQVEALLNVYLVEWKDRPATMQGTLIDVTAWRQSEMEQRMLLASYRGLVEHVRDGLLVIAGGRIVYANPAAEALVGRPLTGEAVMDVFHMDARNQLEHLMHDATQAGPITTRLASGREVVLFASAVQDEGGSAIRVTLQDHSEQQVLMKERMRVQLAEEVNQVLRQEISEHRRTQEALRRSRRFARNLIDSSLDMIMAADPEGRITEYNPAASLRFGYEAEEVMGRDTRMLYADLQEYEAVQRELDEHGAFTGEIRNLSKDGQVFTTFLASSRLHDEDGRIIGVMGVSRDITRQKQDQEALRASEERYRDLFENATDLILSVDADGRLLYVNQAWHKAMGCAGGDPRGRHISEMLHPDHAADHAPLFTGEGITGGDAQVSAVFKGAEGRKVIAEGSITVRRENGRVVATRAILRDITHVLAAKEELQRNEAKLRALFESSEHMFWTVDPGIRITSYNHGYAGMIERLHGVRPQANAGPVQPREGFSKPNYRAFWDAKYAKAFSGQPVRFETDVVDMAGQRVCNEIFLSPVFGTDGRVKEVFGIGHEITEQKEAEELIREQAARLRAIFESSANMMIWTLDEGMRITSCNRWFLGSAKEAYDIDFSIGDHFVERLAPRASGDPGPFMQRFKAALKGKPQQFEVELLDTKGEPRWVECFISPIVVDGHVRELSCLAYGITDRKREQMELERSLHEKEVLLKEVHHRVKNNLQIVSSIFNLQTGHVGDDPRIRDLLRESRDRIRSMAFIHESLYQNKDFSSIDLAGYIEGLSRNLMHSYSLDGRVALETALRPVELVLDQAIPCGLILNEIISNALKHAFPGGRAGKVRIELDREGELVMVRIADDGQGLPQGFDPRRDGNLGLELVHTLVEQLEGDIRMSGGPGVAYLLTFERIKH
- a CDS encoding response regulator, producing the protein MAATNVLVVEDESIVSKDIQHSLKKLGYNVVGAASTGEQAVGLALEHRPDIILMDIMLKGEMNGIEAADTIRKETNIPVIFLTAYADESTLSKAKVTQPYGYIIKPFKEIDIHTSIEMALYKHKKETEVLKERDLLYSLVENKDSGRDIMFVKSNSRLVKLKTSDIYFIEALKDYVVINTLNTRYTIHSTMKDIEAKLPENDFIRVHRSYIVRLDKITAIEQANLILENDKKVIPVGGSYKDELARRLNLV